One window from the genome of Bacillus weihaiensis encodes:
- the fabZ gene encoding 3-hydroxyacyl-ACP dehydratase FabZ, whose amino-acid sequence MLTTQQIKEIIQHRYPLLLVDRILELNEGKSAVGLKNVSSNEPFFNGHFPEYPVMPGVLVVEALAQVSAITLLANDEDKGKLGFFAGIDHCRFKKQVVPGDQLHLEADITRKKGHIAKAKGIAKVDGEIVCEAELTLALNK is encoded by the coding sequence TTGTTAACAACACAACAAATCAAAGAAATCATTCAACACCGCTATCCCCTTCTATTGGTTGACCGTATCCTAGAGCTAAACGAAGGAAAAAGCGCTGTTGGGTTAAAAAACGTATCCAGTAACGAGCCATTTTTCAATGGACATTTCCCAGAATATCCAGTCATGCCTGGGGTATTAGTTGTGGAAGCACTTGCTCAAGTTAGCGCCATCACACTACTTGCAAACGATGAAGATAAAGGAAAACTTGGCTTCTTTGCAGGGATTGACCATTGCCGATTCAAAAAACAAGTGGTACCAGGAGATCAACTTCACTTAGAGGCTGACATCACACGTAAAAAAGGCCATATCGCAAAAGCAAAAGGAATAGCAAAAGTAGACGGTGAAATTGTTTGTGAAGCCGAGCTAACACTTGCTCTGAACAAATAA
- a CDS encoding ABC transporter ATP-binding protein translates to MTNMIEVKDLRKEFRSYSSRQGLKGAFRDLLNRQSKIIPAVNNVSFTVKQGEMVGYIGENGAGKSTSIKMLTGILTPTSGEVLVNGMNPHKEREQFVKSIGVVFGQRSQLWWDIAVQESFRLLKKVYKVSDADYNEHMEHVISTLDIGPLLDKPVRKLSLGQRMRCELAAALIHNPPLLFLDEPTIGLDVLVKLKIRQFLKEMNEKYKTTILLTTHDLSDIEALCERVIMLDEGKVIYDGELAKLRSQWGEGKQIQFQFEEELVQDQLSFLTQDLEVVWQKGDKLNVWSALISDQESQMSELIGRVVGAHQIKDLRVTEISTEEVIRTIYEKGEALSS, encoded by the coding sequence ATGACAAATATGATAGAAGTGAAGGATTTAAGGAAAGAATTTAGATCATACTCTAGTCGTCAAGGATTAAAGGGTGCATTTCGAGATTTATTAAATAGACAGTCAAAAATTATCCCGGCCGTAAATAATGTTTCGTTTACAGTTAAACAAGGTGAGATGGTTGGCTATATTGGGGAGAATGGAGCAGGGAAATCCACCTCAATTAAGATGCTAACAGGGATTTTAACGCCTACATCTGGAGAAGTACTGGTCAATGGCATGAATCCACATAAAGAGCGTGAGCAATTCGTCAAATCAATCGGAGTTGTTTTCGGCCAACGTTCCCAGCTTTGGTGGGATATTGCTGTTCAAGAATCCTTTCGATTATTAAAGAAAGTGTACAAAGTTTCAGATGCAGACTATAACGAGCATATGGAGCATGTCATTTCAACACTTGATATAGGTCCATTATTAGATAAGCCAGTACGAAAGCTGTCGCTTGGTCAACGAATGAGATGTGAGCTAGCAGCAGCACTTATTCACAATCCACCACTACTATTCTTAGATGAACCGACAATTGGACTTGATGTGTTAGTAAAGCTGAAAATCAGACAATTTCTTAAGGAAATGAATGAAAAATATAAAACAACGATTCTCTTAACAACACATGATCTTTCAGATATTGAAGCGTTGTGTGAACGAGTGATCATGCTTGATGAAGGAAAAGTCATCTACGATGGTGAACTAGCTAAATTACGATCGCAATGGGGAGAAGGCAAACAGATTCAGTTTCAATTTGAAGAAGAATTAGTACAGGATCAGCTGTCCTTTTTAACTCAAGATCTTGAGGTTGTATGGCAAAAGGGAGATAAACTCAATGTCTGGTCTGCGCTGATTAGTGATCAAGAATCACAGATGTCGGAACTGATTGGCCGTGTAGTTGGTGCTCATCAAATTAAAGATTTGCGTGTAACAGAAATATCAACAGAGGAAGTCATTCGTACTATTTATGAAAAGGGAGAGGCCCTTTCAAGCTAA
- a CDS encoding YgzB family protein: protein MARKYSSKINKIRTFALSLIFIGFIIMYLGIFFRENMWVMTIFMMLGMLSIVASTVVYFWIGMLSTKAVQVVCPSCEKPTKVLGRVDMCMHCNEPLTLDKDLEGKEFDENYNRRNVKS from the coding sequence ATGGCGCGTAAATATAGTAGTAAAATTAATAAAATAAGAACGTTTGCACTTAGCTTGATATTTATCGGATTCATTATTATGTATCTTGGAATATTTTTTAGAGAGAATATGTGGGTTATGACGATTTTTATGATGCTGGGGATGCTTTCAATCGTCGCTAGTACGGTCGTTTATTTCTGGATTGGTATGCTCTCTACAAAGGCCGTTCAGGTTGTTTGTCCTTCATGCGAGAAACCTACTAAGGTACTTGGTCGCGTTGATATGTGTATGCATTGCAATGAGCCTCTAACATTGGACAAAGATTTAGAGGGAAAAGAATTTGACGAGAACTACAATCGTAGGAACGTAAAATCATAA
- a CDS encoding ABC transporter permease codes for MDKYIEMIRIRFLMMLAYRTNYYSGILIYSINIGAYYFLWTAIYGGKESIEGLSVIQMTTYVAVSWMARAFYFNNIDREIALEIKEGKVAVELIRPYHYLGMKTMQAFGEGVFRLLFFSIPGMIIVALVFPIQFSANGATWLWFAGSLLFSFIINTQINLMTGMLTFFLFNNDGLMRAKRVVIDLFSGLLLPISFYPLWAQDVMKFLPFQSISYIPSMIFTEGITGSEVWQSILMQAFWAVVLLIPVQVLWSIAKKRMIIQGG; via the coding sequence ATGGATAAGTATATTGAAATGATCAGAATCCGCTTTTTAATGATGCTTGCGTATCGAACAAATTATTATAGTGGAATTCTCATTTATAGCATTAATATTGGTGCCTACTATTTTTTATGGACAGCCATTTATGGCGGCAAAGAATCAATTGAAGGATTATCGGTTATCCAGATGACAACCTATGTCGCGGTATCGTGGATGGCACGTGCCTTTTATTTTAATAATATTGATCGAGAAATAGCGCTTGAGATAAAAGAAGGGAAAGTCGCGGTAGAACTCATTCGCCCTTATCATTATTTAGGGATGAAAACGATGCAAGCCTTTGGGGAAGGGGTATTTCGTTTATTGTTCTTCTCTATACCAGGAATGATCATTGTTGCGCTTGTATTCCCTATTCAATTTTCTGCGAATGGAGCTACCTGGCTTTGGTTTGCGGGGTCGCTATTATTTAGTTTTATTATTAATACACAAATTAATTTAATGACAGGTATGCTTACCTTCTTCTTATTTAATAATGATGGATTAATGAGAGCAAAACGCGTGGTTATTGATTTGTTTTCAGGTTTATTACTTCCTATCAGCTTTTACCCGCTTTGGGCACAAGACGTAATGAAGTTTTTACCCTTCCAATCAATTAGTTATATTCCAAGTATGATTTTTACAGAGGGAATCACCGGAAGTGAAGTGTGGCAAAGCATACTGATGCAAGCTTTTTGGGCAGTTGTATTACTCATTCCAGTTCAAGTGCTTTGGTCAATAGCGAAAAAACGAATGATTATTCAAGGGGGATGA
- a CDS encoding D-2-hydroxyacid dehydrogenase has product MIVLSTVRLATPLKEQLAEKFPDITFHHDYKMQDAEKLLPLADVILTYGEDLEEEHIHAATNLKWIMVASAGMDRMPFDALEERNILVTNSKGVHAIPMAEYCLSMMLQVSRQTKKLIENEQNHVWDRKVKMDELYGKTVYIIGAGAIGTATANLAKAFGMKVLGMNRDGRAVKGFDQMYKREDMLVPVEEVDFVISVLPSTEQTKGIIGKDFFQRMKKSAVFINIGRGNTVVEEELIASLEQGQLKHAVLDVFEEEPLNEDHVFWDMEQVTITPHLSGITDRYVPRVMEIFHKNLTCFIEKDVKTMDNKISLSKRY; this is encoded by the coding sequence ATGATCGTATTATCGACAGTAAGACTTGCTACACCTTTAAAAGAACAGCTAGCGGAGAAGTTCCCAGACATTACGTTTCATCATGATTATAAAATGCAAGATGCGGAGAAACTATTACCTCTTGCAGACGTTATTTTGACATATGGCGAGGATCTTGAGGAAGAGCATATTCATGCAGCGACAAATCTTAAATGGATTATGGTTGCTTCAGCAGGGATGGATAGAATGCCGTTTGACGCATTAGAAGAAAGGAATATTCTTGTCACAAATTCAAAGGGTGTACATGCAATTCCGATGGCGGAATATTGCCTGTCCATGATGCTTCAAGTATCTCGTCAAACAAAAAAGCTTATCGAAAATGAACAAAACCACGTATGGGATCGTAAGGTAAAAATGGATGAGCTTTATGGAAAAACAGTCTATATTATAGGCGCGGGTGCAATTGGGACAGCGACTGCAAACCTTGCAAAAGCATTTGGTATGAAGGTTCTTGGGATGAATCGAGATGGTCGAGCTGTAAAGGGGTTTGATCAGATGTATAAACGTGAGGATATGCTTGTGCCTGTTGAAGAAGTAGATTTTGTGATTTCTGTACTGCCGAGTACTGAGCAAACAAAGGGGATTATAGGTAAGGATTTCTTTCAACGCATGAAAAAGAGTGCAGTGTTTATAAATATTGGGCGTGGTAACACCGTTGTGGAAGAGGAGTTAATAGCTTCATTAGAGCAAGGACAGCTAAAGCATGCGGTACTGGATGTCTTTGAGGAAGAGCCTCTTAATGAAGATCATGTATTTTGGGATATGGAGCAGGTAACCATTACACCTCACTTGTCGGGCATTACTGATCGATATGTACCAAGAGTGATGGAAATCTTCCATAAAAACCTCACATGTTTTATCGAAAAAGATGTGAAGACAATGGATAATAAGATTAGCCTTTCAAAGCGTTATTAA
- a CDS encoding aminopeptidase: MRDERITKLAATLLNHSVKVAKGEKVLIRGHLNTKPLMTELIDQANELGAHPYVDIFDDEINLHLAKNYHRDQLETQAAWQMQVYKDVDAVIIIIGEENDAEMSEIPMEKHRLRGEIMKPVSEFYVNNRKWVLLNYPTKGLAQKAGMSTRAFEDYLFEVCTVDYEKMAKAVAPLKKLMENTDRVRLTAPGTDLSFSIKDIPVVPCTGEANVPDGEIFTAPVKNSVNGTISFNTPCPYHGTTFRDVKLTFEDGKIVEATADQTKKLNDILDTDEGARYIGEFAIGFHPYIEEPMGDILFDEKICGSLHFTPGEAYEEANNGNKSAIHWDMVLIQRPEYGGGEIYFDDVLIRKDGKFVLPELEGLNQEHLKS, encoded by the coding sequence ATGAGAGACGAACGAATTACGAAGTTAGCAGCAACGTTACTGAATCATTCGGTTAAGGTAGCTAAAGGGGAAAAGGTATTAATCAGAGGTCACCTAAACACAAAGCCTCTGATGACAGAATTAATCGATCAAGCAAATGAGCTAGGTGCTCATCCTTATGTGGACATTTTTGATGATGAAATTAACCTTCATCTAGCAAAAAATTATCATAGGGATCAACTAGAAACACAAGCAGCATGGCAGATGCAGGTATATAAAGATGTAGATGCAGTCATCATTATCATTGGGGAAGAAAATGATGCGGAAATGTCTGAAATCCCAATGGAGAAGCATCGTCTCCGTGGTGAAATCATGAAGCCTGTCTCAGAATTTTATGTGAATAACCGGAAGTGGGTCCTTTTAAACTATCCAACTAAGGGATTAGCACAAAAGGCAGGAATGAGCACAAGAGCATTTGAAGATTATTTATTTGAAGTGTGTACAGTGGATTATGAAAAAATGGCGAAAGCAGTTGCGCCTTTGAAAAAGCTTATGGAAAATACGGACCGTGTTCGCCTAACAGCACCTGGTACTGACTTGAGTTTTTCAATTAAAGACATTCCTGTCGTTCCATGTACAGGTGAAGCGAATGTTCCAGATGGTGAAATTTTTACAGCACCTGTAAAGAATTCGGTGAACGGAACGATTTCCTTTAACACGCCATGTCCATATCACGGCACAACCTTCCGCGACGTAAAGCTTACGTTTGAAGATGGAAAAATCGTCGAAGCAACGGCTGATCAAACTAAAAAGCTAAACGATATTCTTGATACAGATGAAGGAGCAAGATATATCGGTGAATTTGCGATTGGCTTCCACCCGTATATTGAAGAACCAATGGGCGACATTTTGTTTGATGAAAAGATTTGCGGAAGCTTACACTTTACTCCAGGTGAAGCATATGAGGAAGCGAATAACGGAAATAAATCTGCTATCCATTGGGATATGGTACTGATTCAAAGACCTGAATATGGCGGCGGCGAGATTTATTTCGATGATGTTCTGATTCGTAAAGACGGTAAGTTCGTGTTACCAGAGCTAGAAGGATTAAATCAGGAACATTTAAAATCATAA
- a CDS encoding HAD hydrolase family protein yields the protein MGFFIEISPDRSGFSLTATLMSLNRSKECAIQEIAELLTIPPNKIIVFGDDFNDIGMFHLCGYPVAMGNAIEELKCIAREVTDTNDNDGVAKTIEALFELY from the coding sequence TTGGGATTTTTCATTGAAATATCACCTGATCGTTCGGGTTTCTCATTAACTGCGACACTTATGTCACTAAATAGATCAAAAGAATGTGCAATTCAAGAAATAGCAGAGTTACTTACTATCCCTCCTAATAAAATTATTGTATTTGGTGACGACTTCAATGACATAGGAATGTTCCATTTATGTGGTTACCCTGTAGCGATGGGGAATGCAATAGAAGAATTAAAATGCATAGCAAGAGAAGTTACAGACACTAATGATAACGATGGTGTGGCAAAAACAATTGAAGCATTGTTTGAATTGTACTGA
- the perR gene encoding peroxide-responsive transcriptional repressor PerR — protein sequence MSEHQLKDALETLKQTGVRITPQRHAILEFLVDSMTHPTADDIYKALEGKFPNMSVATVYNNLRVFREVGLVKELTYGDASSRFDFVTSDHYHVICDKCGKIVDFHYPGLDEVEALAAHVTGFNVDRHRMEIYGTCKTCANKEAH from the coding sequence ATGTCTGAACATCAGTTAAAAGATGCGTTAGAGACTTTGAAGCAAACGGGAGTTCGAATTACACCTCAACGTCATGCTATACTTGAATTCTTGGTCGATTCCATGACACACCCTACAGCCGATGATATATATAAAGCGTTAGAAGGAAAATTCCCTAATATGAGTGTTGCTACAGTGTACAACAATTTAAGGGTATTTCGTGAAGTTGGACTTGTTAAGGAATTAACGTATGGCGATGCATCAAGTAGATTTGATTTTGTCACAAGTGATCATTATCATGTTATTTGTGATAAATGTGGTAAGATTGTAGACTTTCATTACCCAGGACTTGATGAAGTTGAGGCGCTAGCTGCACATGTAACAGGCTTTAACGTTGATCGTCACCGTATGGAAATTTACGGAACGTGCAAAACTTGTGCAAATAAAGAAGCACATTAA
- a CDS encoding FUSC family protein — protein sequence MKLGARILKTGIAITLALFLATLLELPSAAFAGISAIFAIQPTIYRSYLSIIEQIQANVIGAALAIGFGLMFGSHPLVIGLTAIIVIAINLKLRAETTIPVALVTVIAILESPGDNFTEVALIRFFTVLLGVLAAFIVNMVFLPPKYETKLYNKVSTNTEEIIKWVRINLRQASEHNVLKDDIEKLKEQMIKLDQLYLHYKEERNYFKRESYAKSRKLVLFRQMIVTTNRALDTLKKLHRLENELHHMPEDFQKLLKNELDYLLYIHEESLLRFIGKTKTHPSQELTDEGKFNKQQLVNYFMNYHDEEDPSCFYHLLPLISTIIDYSEQLEHLDTLMYSFQNYHKQDNEVKITEEE from the coding sequence ATGAAACTTGGTGCCCGTATTTTAAAAACAGGGATCGCTATTACACTCGCTCTATTTTTAGCAACACTTTTAGAATTACCTTCTGCCGCATTCGCTGGGATTTCAGCTATTTTTGCGATACAGCCGACGATTTATCGCTCTTATCTTTCCATTATTGAACAGATACAAGCAAATGTCATTGGGGCTGCGTTAGCAATCGGCTTTGGATTAATGTTTGGTTCTCACCCTCTTGTTATCGGGTTAACAGCCATTATTGTGATTGCAATTAATTTAAAATTGCGAGCAGAAACAACCATTCCTGTAGCACTAGTCACCGTCATTGCCATCTTAGAAAGTCCTGGTGATAATTTTACCGAGGTCGCATTGATTCGGTTTTTCACGGTTCTTTTAGGTGTATTAGCTGCCTTTATCGTGAACATGGTGTTTTTACCACCAAAATATGAAACGAAATTGTATAATAAAGTGAGTACAAACACAGAGGAAATTATTAAGTGGGTTCGAATTAACTTACGTCAAGCATCCGAGCATAACGTCTTGAAGGATGATATTGAGAAGCTTAAGGAGCAAATGATCAAGCTTGATCAGCTTTATCTTCATTATAAGGAAGAACGTAACTATTTCAAAAGAGAATCCTATGCTAAATCACGAAAGCTTGTTCTTTTTAGACAAATGATTGTTACGACGAATCGTGCCCTTGATACATTAAAAAAGCTACACCGGCTTGAAAATGAACTCCATCATATGCCGGAGGATTTTCAAAAGCTGCTTAAAAATGAATTAGATTATTTACTATATATTCATGAAGAATCATTATTACGATTTATTGGTAAAACAAAAACACATCCTTCACAGGAGTTAACGGACGAAGGAAAGTTTAATAAGCAGCAGCTTGTTAATTATTTCATGAACTATCACGATGAAGAAGATCCCTCATGCTTCTATCATTTACTCCCGTTAATCTCAACGATTATTGACTACAGTGAACAGCTTGAGCATTTAGATACATTAATGTACAGCTTCCAAAACTACCATAAACAAGATAATGAAGTGAAAATTACGGAAGAAGAATAA
- a CDS encoding potassium channel family protein: protein MQILFALCVAICIFMSFKSVIVVCFQKNFLSFETVVMITYLYLSLLIGFGMIYLILIQSQVHVLFEAGVPVSGGYFHNLGTAIYFSAVTLFSVGYGDVVPVGYGRLLAIAEALIGYILPAVFVARTVIGIEKQ, encoded by the coding sequence GTGCAGATTCTATTTGCGTTGTGTGTGGCCATTTGTATTTTTATGAGCTTTAAAAGTGTTATTGTGGTCTGCTTTCAGAAGAATTTTCTTTCCTTTGAGACTGTGGTGATGATTACTTATCTTTATTTATCCTTACTCATTGGCTTTGGGATGATTTACTTGATTTTAATTCAGAGTCAGGTGCACGTGCTCTTTGAAGCAGGTGTTCCGGTGTCAGGTGGATATTTTCATAATTTAGGTACAGCGATTTATTTTAGTGCTGTTACCTTATTTTCTGTAGGGTATGGTGATGTTGTTCCGGTGGGCTATGGTCGTTTGCTTGCAATAGCTGAGGCATTGATCGGCTACATTCTTCCAGCTGTGTTTGTGGCTAGGACAGTGATTGGCATTGAAAAGCAGTAA
- a CDS encoding ABC transporter permease gives MFYFSMFTQYVGQYMKTRMQYRADMVVELLSDMMFQVTNLVFILVVFGHTQFLSGWTRDEIIFIYGFFLVPFAIFGAFFNIWDFNERYIVKGEMDRILTRPIHSLFQVILERMELESLFGAVTGIVIMGYASIQLGLSFHWYDFFLFILFAISGAFVYAGIFVSLASIGFWSDARTSLMPMMYNIGNYGRYPVDIYNAVIRFVLTWILPFAFVGVYPAAFFLGKEEWYMYSFLTPVMGVGFLVLSVLLWNAGVKRYRGAGN, from the coding sequence GTGTTTTACTTTTCAATGTTTACACAGTATGTCGGACAATATATGAAAACACGTATGCAGTATCGTGCAGATATGGTCGTGGAATTGTTATCAGACATGATGTTTCAGGTAACAAACCTCGTGTTTATCCTTGTTGTCTTCGGTCATACGCAGTTTCTAAGTGGTTGGACGCGTGATGAAATTATTTTTATATACGGCTTTTTCTTAGTCCCTTTTGCAATCTTCGGAGCATTCTTTAATATTTGGGATTTCAATGAACGTTATATTGTAAAAGGGGAAATGGACCGAATCTTAACAAGACCGATCCATAGCTTGTTTCAAGTCATTTTAGAAAGAATGGAGCTAGAATCCTTGTTCGGAGCGGTAACTGGAATCGTTATTATGGGATACGCTTCTATTCAACTCGGCTTAAGCTTTCATTGGTATGATTTCTTTTTATTCATTCTTTTTGCGATTAGCGGAGCCTTTGTGTATGCCGGGATTTTTGTGTCTCTTGCTAGTATCGGCTTCTGGTCTGACGCAAGAACCTCTCTGATGCCAATGATGTACAATATCGGAAACTACGGTCGCTATCCAGTGGACATCTACAATGCTGTTATCCGATTTGTATTAACGTGGATTCTTCCCTTTGCCTTTGTTGGAGTCTATCCAGCAGCCTTTTTCCTCGGGAAAGAAGAATGGTATATGTACTCCTTTTTAACTCCTGTGATGGGAGTAGGCTTTCTAGTTCTTTCTGTGTTGCTTTGGAATGCAGGTGTAAAGAGGTATCGTGGAGCAGGAAACTAG
- a CDS encoding histidine phosphatase family protein, with amino-acid sequence MEISFIRHGRSTWTNQHKITASELRTWILQYDQSGIITEAPVPVASKTKAIKASLLVTSDLLRSISSATHLSGRAPDVAEGLFREVEIPAPPTLFNRIRLRPGTWLILMRIAWLFGYSNHCESKVAATKRAIAAAELLVEFAEEHQSITLIGHGIFNKLIAKELLKRGWQNEKKHSTKHWACVSYVRRSE; translated from the coding sequence ATGGAAATCTCATTTATCAGACATGGTCGGTCTACTTGGACAAATCAACATAAAATTACCGCTAGCGAGCTACGCACTTGGATTTTGCAGTATGATCAAAGCGGCATTATTACGGAAGCTCCAGTCCCAGTTGCATCTAAAACGAAAGCGATTAAAGCAAGCCTTCTAGTTACTAGCGACTTATTAAGATCCATTTCCTCTGCCACACATTTAAGCGGCAGAGCTCCAGACGTTGCAGAAGGTCTATTCCGTGAGGTTGAGATTCCAGCTCCTCCTACCCTATTTAACAGAATTCGTCTTCGCCCAGGTACATGGCTAATTCTTATGAGAATTGCCTGGCTTTTCGGTTACTCTAATCACTGTGAGTCAAAAGTAGCTGCAACAAAGCGAGCCATTGCTGCAGCAGAATTATTAGTGGAATTTGCAGAGGAGCACCAATCCATCACTCTTATCGGTCACGGAATCTTTAACAAACTTATCGCTAAAGAATTGCTAAAACGTGGGTGGCAGAATGAAAAGAAGCATTCCACCAAGCATTGGGCATGCGTTAGTTACGTAAGAAGGTCAGAATAG
- a CDS encoding glutamate-1-semialdehyde 2,1-aminomutase — MEFTKSQELHEEALQHIVGGVNSPSRSYKAVGGGSPVVMEKANGAYFWDVDGNKYIDYLAAYGPIITGHAHPHITKAIQTAAENGVLYGTPTPHEITFAKMLKEAMPALDKVRFVNSGTEAVMTTIRVARAYTGRDKIIKFAGCYHGHSDLVLVAAGSGPSTLGTPDSAGVPKSIAQEVITVPFNEIEPLKEALDKWGDQVAAILVEPIVGNFGIVEPKPGFLEQVNELVHAAGALVIYDEVITAFRFMYGGAQDYLGVYPDLTALGKIIGGGLPIGAYGGKKEIMEQVAPLGPAYQAGTMAGNPASILSGIACLEVLKQDNVYEKLDELGAILEEGIEKHARTYNIPITINRLKGALTIYFTKEKIVNYEQAENTDGEMFAKFFKLMLHQGINLAPSKYEAWFLTIAHTNEDIDVTLQAVEKAFSQL; from the coding sequence ATGGAATTTACTAAATCACAGGAATTACACGAAGAAGCATTACAACATATTGTCGGAGGGGTAAACTCCCCTTCTCGCTCATATAAAGCAGTTGGCGGTGGATCACCAGTTGTAATGGAAAAAGCAAATGGCGCCTACTTTTGGGATGTAGATGGAAATAAATATATTGATTATTTAGCAGCTTACGGTCCAATCATTACAGGCCATGCACACCCACATATTACAAAAGCGATTCAAACGGCTGCGGAAAATGGGGTTCTTTACGGAACGCCTACTCCACATGAAATCACGTTTGCAAAAATGCTGAAAGAAGCAATGCCTGCACTAGATAAGGTACGCTTTGTAAACTCTGGAACCGAAGCGGTTATGACAACCATTCGTGTTGCTCGTGCTTATACAGGTCGAGACAAAATCATTAAATTTGCAGGCTGCTATCACGGTCACTCTGATCTTGTTTTAGTAGCGGCAGGCTCTGGTCCGTCTACACTTGGTACACCAGATTCAGCAGGAGTCCCAAAAAGCATTGCACAAGAAGTCATTACCGTTCCTTTTAATGAAATAGAACCATTAAAGGAAGCACTTGATAAATGGGGAGATCAAGTAGCTGCTATTTTAGTAGAGCCTATCGTTGGTAACTTTGGAATCGTTGAGCCTAAGCCAGGATTTTTAGAGCAAGTGAATGAGCTTGTTCATGCTGCAGGTGCGCTCGTCATCTATGATGAAGTAATCACAGCATTCCGCTTCATGTACGGTGGAGCTCAAGATTATCTAGGCGTATATCCTGACCTAACTGCATTAGGAAAAATTATTGGTGGCGGTTTACCAATCGGTGCTTACGGTGGGAAGAAGGAAATTATGGAACAGGTGGCCCCATTAGGACCCGCCTATCAAGCAGGAACAATGGCAGGAAACCCTGCATCCATTTTATCAGGAATTGCTTGTTTAGAAGTTCTTAAGCAGGACAATGTATATGAAAAACTAGACGAGCTAGGCGCGATTTTAGAAGAAGGTATAGAAAAGCATGCTCGTACATATAATATTCCGATCACGATTAATCGTTTAAAAGGTGCACTAACGATTTACTTTACTAAGGAGAAAATCGTTAACTACGAGCAGGCTGAAAATACGGATGGTGAGATGTTCGCTAAGTTCTTTAAGCTTATGCTACACCAAGGAATTAACCTTGCCCCTTCCAAATATGAAGCATGGTTCCTAACAATTGCTCATACAAACGAAGACATTGATGTAACGTTACAAGCTGTAGAAAAAGCATTTAGCCAGCTGTAA
- the bcp gene encoding thioredoxin-dependent thiol peroxidase, producing the protein MTIEIGQDAPIIELLADNGEKVSLADYKGKYVVLYFYPKDMTPGCTTEACDFRDQHESFAGVNAVILGVSPDPQEKHQKFKEKHDLPFQLLVDDEHTLAEAFDVWKLKKNFGKEYMGIERSTFIIDPEGKLVKEWRKVRVKDHVEEALHYIKEIQA; encoded by the coding sequence ATGACAATTGAAATTGGACAAGATGCGCCAATCATTGAATTACTAGCGGATAACGGTGAAAAGGTATCTCTTGCAGATTATAAAGGCAAGTATGTCGTCCTTTATTTTTATCCGAAAGATATGACGCCTGGATGTACGACTGAAGCCTGTGATTTCAGAGATCAGCACGAAAGCTTTGCAGGTGTAAATGCTGTGATTCTTGGTGTAAGTCCAGATCCACAAGAGAAGCATCAAAAATTCAAAGAAAAGCATGATTTGCCATTCCAGCTATTAGTGGATGATGAACATACATTAGCGGAAGCCTTCGATGTGTGGAAGCTTAAGAAAAATTTCGGAAAAGAGTATATGGGGATTGAACGTTCGACCTTTATTATTGATCCAGAAGGAAAGCTTGTAAAAGAGTGGAGAAAAGTACGAGTGAAGGATCACGTTGAGGAAGCACTACACTACATAAAAGAAATTCAAGCATAA